From a single Sporosarcina oncorhynchi genomic region:
- the carB gene encoding carbamoyl-phosphate synthase large subunit, which yields MPKRQDIETILVIGSGPIVIGQAAEFDYAGTQACLSLKEEGYRVILVNSNPATIMTDTEIADKVYIEPLTLEFVSRIIRKERPDALLPTLGGQTGLNMAIELQESGILDELNIEILGTKLDAIHKAEDRDLFRTLMNELGEPVPESDIIHNLEEAHAFVEKIGYPVIVRPAFTLGGTGGGICYNDKDLNEIVASGLKYSPVTQCLLEKSIAGFKEIEYEVMRDSADNAIVVCNMENVDAVGIHTGDSIVTAPCQTMTDRENQMLRNVSLKIIRALKIEGGCNVQLALDPHSFNYYIIEVNPRVSRSSALASKATGYPIAKLAAKIAVGLTLDEMMNPVTGTTYACFEPTIDYVVTKIPRWPFDKFESAKRNLGTQMKATGEVMAMGRTFEESILKAVRSLETGQFGLSLKNGDDMTDEWIEKRIRRAGDERLFFIGEALRRGVSIETLHEWSMIDVFFLRKFEKIVRFEEQLKANPHNLEILYKAKRMGFSDVTIAQLWNEKERAIYSLRKEHGIIPVYKKVDTCAGEYESDTPYFYGTYEQENESVKSEKKSVVVLGSGPIRIGQGVEFDYATVHSVWAIQQAGYEAIIINNNPETVSTDFSISDKLYFEPLTIEDVMHIIDLEQPEGVIVQFGGQTAINLAAGLEARGVKILGTSLEDIDRAENRDKFERALHEIGIPQPLGKTAVSVPEAVAIANEIGYPVLVRPSYVLGGRAMEIVYLEEELLHYMEHAVQASPEHPVLIDRYLTGTEIEVDGICDGENVVIPGIMEHIERAGVHSGDSIAVYPPQNLSASMVETIVDYTKRLALGLNIRGLLNIQFVISEGQVYVIEVNPRSSRTVPFLSKITNIPMANIATKAILGQSIIEQGYKDGLADIPSGVYVKVPVFSFAKLRRVDITLGPEMKSTGEVMGKDITLEKALYKGLVAAGMEIKEYGSVLMTVSDKDKEEIVDIAKRFVNIGYHIMATEGTAKTLEEAAIKVKTVGKIGSDGPTLIDVIQKGDAQLVINTLTKGKQPERDGFRIRRESVENGIPCLTSIDTAEAMLRVIESMTFQTDEMPKQQVSI from the coding sequence ATGCCTAAAAGACAAGATATAGAAACAATTCTCGTAATTGGTTCTGGTCCAATTGTTATCGGACAAGCTGCTGAATTCGACTATGCGGGAACGCAAGCCTGCCTTTCGTTAAAAGAGGAAGGCTACCGTGTAATCTTAGTCAACTCCAATCCTGCGACAATCATGACCGATACGGAAATAGCAGACAAAGTATATATCGAGCCATTAACATTGGAATTCGTAAGCCGCATTATCCGCAAAGAACGTCCTGATGCCCTGCTGCCTACACTTGGTGGTCAAACGGGTTTGAATATGGCGATTGAATTGCAGGAGTCAGGGATTTTGGATGAACTCAACATTGAAATACTTGGAACAAAGCTCGATGCAATCCATAAGGCAGAAGACAGAGATCTGTTCAGAACACTTATGAATGAACTTGGCGAACCGGTACCTGAAAGTGACATCATCCATAATCTTGAGGAAGCGCACGCGTTCGTTGAAAAAATTGGCTATCCGGTAATTGTCCGCCCTGCTTTCACCTTGGGAGGAACAGGTGGCGGGATTTGCTACAATGACAAAGATTTAAATGAAATTGTTGCAAGTGGATTAAAATACAGTCCTGTTACGCAATGTCTTCTTGAAAAATCCATCGCAGGCTTTAAAGAGATCGAATATGAAGTAATGCGGGATTCAGCCGATAATGCAATCGTTGTTTGTAACATGGAAAACGTCGATGCAGTCGGTATCCATACAGGCGATTCCATTGTTACAGCTCCTTGCCAGACAATGACAGACCGGGAAAACCAAATGCTTCGGAATGTGTCATTGAAGATCATCCGAGCGCTTAAAATTGAAGGCGGCTGTAACGTCCAGTTAGCACTAGACCCGCACAGCTTCAATTATTATATTATTGAAGTGAACCCGCGTGTAAGCCGTTCATCAGCGTTGGCGTCCAAAGCAACCGGTTATCCGATAGCGAAACTTGCTGCGAAAATCGCTGTAGGATTGACGCTTGACGAAATGATGAATCCTGTAACTGGAACAACGTACGCATGCTTTGAACCGACTATCGACTATGTAGTAACTAAGATTCCGCGTTGGCCATTTGATAAATTCGAATCTGCGAAACGAAATCTAGGTACACAAATGAAAGCGACAGGTGAAGTGATGGCAATGGGTCGCACTTTTGAAGAGTCGATTCTTAAAGCTGTCCGCTCACTTGAAACAGGCCAATTCGGTCTGAGTCTCAAAAATGGAGATGATATGACTGATGAGTGGATTGAAAAACGTATCAGACGAGCAGGAGACGAGCGTTTATTCTTTATCGGCGAGGCATTACGTAGAGGTGTATCGATTGAAACGTTACACGAGTGGAGTATGATCGACGTCTTCTTCTTGCGGAAATTCGAAAAGATTGTCCGATTTGAAGAACAATTGAAAGCAAACCCACATAACCTTGAAATTTTGTATAAAGCAAAGCGCATGGGCTTTTCAGATGTGACAATTGCCCAGCTATGGAATGAAAAAGAACGGGCGATTTATAGTTTGCGGAAAGAGCATGGCATTATTCCGGTTTATAAGAAAGTGGACACATGTGCAGGCGAATATGAATCTGACACACCTTATTTTTATGGGACATATGAACAAGAAAATGAGTCTGTCAAATCGGAAAAGAAAAGCGTCGTAGTTCTCGGTTCCGGTCCAATCCGTATCGGGCAAGGTGTAGAGTTCGATTATGCAACAGTCCATTCCGTATGGGCGATCCAACAGGCCGGTTATGAGGCAATCATCATCAATAATAATCCCGAAACGGTGTCAACAGACTTTTCCATATCGGACAAATTATACTTTGAACCATTGACGATTGAAGATGTGATGCACATCATTGACCTGGAACAGCCTGAAGGTGTAATCGTTCAATTCGGCGGGCAGACGGCCATCAACTTAGCAGCTGGGCTTGAAGCGCGCGGAGTGAAAATTCTCGGTACTTCACTAGAGGACATTGATCGCGCGGAAAACCGTGATAAGTTTGAACGGGCTTTGCATGAAATCGGCATCCCGCAACCACTCGGCAAAACAGCAGTTTCTGTTCCAGAAGCAGTGGCAATTGCGAACGAAATCGGTTATCCAGTACTTGTAAGACCATCTTATGTACTAGGCGGTCGTGCGATGGAAATCGTCTACCTTGAAGAGGAATTACTTCACTATATGGAGCACGCTGTGCAAGCAAGCCCTGAACATCCGGTTTTAATTGACCGCTATTTGACAGGGACTGAAATTGAAGTTGATGGAATCTGTGATGGGGAAAACGTCGTTATTCCAGGTATCATGGAGCATATCGAGCGCGCAGGCGTACACTCTGGCGACTCTATTGCTGTGTATCCTCCTCAAAACTTGTCTGCCTCGATGGTTGAAACCATCGTGGACTATACAAAACGACTAGCTCTCGGATTAAATATCAGAGGATTGTTGAATATCCAGTTTGTTATATCCGAAGGCCAAGTGTATGTCATTGAAGTGAATCCGAGATCAAGTCGGACCGTTCCTTTCTTAAGTAAAATTACGAATATCCCAATGGCAAACATCGCGACAAAAGCGATTTTAGGCCAATCGATCATTGAGCAAGGTTATAAAGACGGCTTAGCGGATATTCCGTCGGGTGTCTATGTGAAGGTACCGGTATTCTCATTCGCAAAACTGCGCCGTGTGGATATTACACTAGGACCTGAAATGAAATCGACAGGTGAAGTGATGGGGAAAGACATAACACTTGAAAAAGCACTTTACAAAGGCCTTGTTGCTGCAGGTATGGAAATTAAAGAATATGGTTCTGTACTGATGACAGTCTCCGACAAAGACAAAGAAGAAATTGTCGATATTGCTAAGCGTTTTGTGAATATCGGTTACCATATCATGGCTACTGAAGGTACAGCAAAAACGTTGGAAGAGGCCGCTATCAAAGTGAAAACTGTCGGGAAAATCGGTTCGGATGGACCGACACTTATCGACGTCATTCAAAAAGGAGATGCTCAACTCGTTATCAACACATTGACGAAAGGGAAGCAGCCTGAACGCGATGGTTTTAGAATTAGACGTGAATCTGTGGAGAACGGAATCCCATGCCTGACGTCGATTGATACAGCAGAAGCTATGTTACGTGTCATCGAATCGATGACTTTTCAAACGGATGAAATGCCAAAGCAACAGGTGTCAATATGA
- a CDS encoding carbamoyl phosphate synthase small subunit produces the protein MKKRYLVLEDGTIFEGTAFGSESASIGETIFTTGMTGYQETISNPSGFGQIVVMTYPLIGNYGINRDDYESIEPAINGLVVRELSEEPSNFRSSMTLGALLELKGIPGIEGIDTRMLTRILRQKGSLKGKLTAAGEELNNSEVVAEVVNYQTPKDLVAMISTKKPYPSPGRGKRVVVIDYGLKHGLLRELNKRDYDVIVVPYDTSTEEILALVPDGILLSNGPGNPTDVEGAVETIKQLIGTAPIFGIGLGHQLLALSYGAKTSKMKIGHSGGNYPVKDLLTGRTELTSQSHGYQVDEASIDESKLEITHRALNDNTVEGLRSQKDATFSVQFHPEASPGPEDAKHLFNRFEELMNASKREGNFNA, from the coding sequence ATGAAAAAGAGATATTTGGTACTGGAAGATGGAACGATTTTTGAAGGAACTGCTTTTGGATCTGAAAGTGCTTCAATTGGTGAAACAATTTTTACAACAGGGATGACGGGTTACCAGGAAACGATTTCAAACCCGTCTGGTTTTGGCCAAATTGTTGTTATGACCTATCCGCTCATTGGCAATTATGGCATAAATCGTGATGATTATGAATCGATCGAACCTGCCATCAATGGACTCGTTGTTAGGGAGCTTAGCGAAGAACCATCAAATTTCCGCAGTTCAATGACTTTAGGTGCGCTGCTTGAGCTGAAAGGCATCCCAGGCATCGAAGGGATTGATACAAGAATGCTCACCAGAATCCTGCGTCAAAAGGGTTCATTGAAAGGGAAGTTGACAGCTGCTGGTGAAGAACTTAACAACAGTGAAGTTGTCGCGGAAGTTGTTAACTATCAAACGCCAAAAGATTTAGTAGCGATGATATCGACGAAAAAGCCGTACCCGAGTCCTGGGCGTGGCAAGCGTGTAGTAGTCATAGATTATGGGTTGAAGCACGGTCTGCTGCGAGAGCTGAATAAAAGGGATTATGATGTCATTGTAGTGCCTTATGATACATCAACAGAGGAAATACTTGCTTTGGTCCCTGATGGTATTTTGCTATCAAACGGACCTGGAAATCCGACAGATGTTGAAGGAGCCGTGGAAACAATTAAACAACTGATTGGAACAGCACCTATCTTTGGAATCGGTCTGGGTCATCAGCTGCTGGCATTGTCCTATGGAGCTAAAACATCGAAGATGAAAATCGGGCATAGTGGTGGGAATTATCCAGTGAAAGATCTGTTGACAGGCAGGACGGAACTGACTTCGCAAAGCCATGGTTATCAAGTCGATGAAGCATCCATCGATGAGTCAAAACTTGAAATTACGCATAGGGCTTTAAATGACAACACGGTTGAAGGATTGCGCAGTCAAAAAGATGCAACCTTCTCGGTCCAGTTTCATCCGGAAGCATCTCCTGGACCGGAAGATGCAAAACATCTTTTTAATCGATTTGAAGAACTGATGAATGCAAGCAAGAGAGAGGGGAATTTCAATGCCTAA
- a CDS encoding dihydroorotase, which yields MEKIIKGAQLLNDEGELVISDVRLKKDRITEIGQDLVTGDAEIINAEGLVLAPGFIDVHVHLREPGGEHKETIASGTLAAAKGGYTTICAMPNTRPVPDTKENLSLVNNLIEENALIRVLPYASITIREAGKERTNLTELKENGAFAFTDDGVGVQEAGMMYEAMRDAAKLDMAIVAHCEDNTLIYGGAMHEGKRNKELGLPGIPSIAESVHIARDILLAEAAGAHYHVCHVSTKESVRVIRDAKRAGIHVTAEVSPHHLLLNENDIPGDDADWKMNPPLRGIEDLEALREGLMDGTLDFIATDHAPHTAEEKRVGFAKAPFGITGFETAFPLLYTHFVAEGKWSLKQLIDWMTEKPASVFDLPFGKLEVGAAADLVLLDLNKEQTINRKTFLSNGKNTPFDGWKCKGWPVTTIYGGNIVWKDGQ from the coding sequence ATGGAGAAGATTATCAAAGGTGCTCAATTACTGAACGATGAAGGGGAACTCGTTATTTCTGATGTCCGATTGAAAAAGGACCGGATAACTGAAATTGGTCAAGACTTGGTAACGGGTGATGCAGAAATCATCAATGCGGAGGGGCTTGTATTGGCTCCGGGATTCATTGATGTTCATGTGCATTTGCGCGAACCAGGCGGAGAGCATAAAGAAACAATCGCGTCAGGAACATTGGCTGCTGCAAAAGGCGGTTATACAACCATTTGTGCGATGCCAAATACGCGGCCGGTACCTGATACGAAAGAAAATCTGTCCCTTGTCAATAATCTGATTGAAGAAAATGCGTTGATTCGTGTACTTCCTTATGCATCGATCACAATTCGTGAAGCTGGAAAAGAACGTACGAATCTGACTGAACTGAAGGAGAACGGAGCTTTCGCCTTCACGGATGACGGAGTAGGTGTCCAAGAAGCAGGTATGATGTACGAAGCGATGAGAGATGCAGCTAAGCTCGATATGGCCATCGTCGCACATTGCGAAGACAATACGTTGATCTACGGAGGGGCAATGCACGAAGGCAAGCGAAATAAGGAACTTGGCTTACCGGGCATACCTTCGATTGCGGAGTCTGTACATATCGCACGGGACATTTTATTGGCAGAGGCTGCAGGTGCACACTACCATGTGTGTCATGTTAGTACGAAAGAATCCGTAAGAGTTATACGAGACGCCAAAAGAGCAGGCATCCATGTCACTGCCGAAGTAAGTCCTCACCATCTTCTCTTAAATGAAAACGACATTCCGGGTGATGACGCGGATTGGAAGATGAATCCTCCACTTCGTGGAATCGAAGACCTTGAAGCGTTACGTGAAGGGCTAATGGATGGCACATTGGACTTTATCGCAACCGATCATGCCCCTCATACGGCAGAAGAAAAGAGGGTGGGATTTGCCAAAGCCCCCTTTGGTATTACGGGATTTGAAACAGCATTCCCGCTGCTTTACACACACTTTGTAGCTGAAGGGAAATGGTCGTTGAAGCAATTGATCGATTGGATGACTGAAAAGCCGGCAAGTGTGTTCGATCTGCCTTTCGGTAAATTAGAAGTTGGCGCAGCAGCGGACCTGGTTTTACTGGATTTGAATAAAGAGCAGACAATTAACCGCAAGACTTTCCTCTCAAACGGTAAGAATACACCTTTTGACGGGTGGAAATGCAAAGGCTGGCCTGTAACGACAATTTATGGCGGAAACATCGTCTGGAAGGATGGTCAATGA
- a CDS encoding aspartate carbamoyltransferase catalytic subunit yields MENVVSMNDLSVEDINALIERAEIFKKYGIRELPGEFMISNLFFEPSTRTKTSFEVAERKLGLEVIPFEAGFSSTLKGETLYDTVRTLEQLGIDAVVIRHQDDKYYKELIGKTGVSIINGGDGSGQHPTQSLLDLFTIKEEFGHFENLNILIAGDISHSRVAKSNADALSRLGANVTFLCPVEWAGSFESTDNWDGLLEQSDVVMLLRVQHERHGDDTGFTKEEYHRRFGLTVERERKMKPGAIIMHPAPVNRDVEIADRLIECSRSRIFKQVENGVYIRAAVLETVLKGRN; encoded by the coding sequence GTGGAAAATGTAGTATCCATGAATGATTTGTCGGTAGAAGATATTAATGCGTTAATAGAGCGTGCTGAGATTTTTAAAAAGTATGGCATACGAGAGCTTCCAGGAGAATTTATGATTAGCAATCTCTTTTTTGAACCGAGTACACGGACGAAAACAAGTTTTGAAGTCGCAGAACGCAAGTTGGGTTTGGAAGTAATCCCGTTTGAGGCGGGCTTTTCAAGTACATTGAAAGGGGAAACGCTTTACGATACTGTACGAACACTCGAACAGCTAGGAATCGATGCAGTAGTGATCCGGCATCAAGACGATAAGTATTACAAAGAATTGATTGGCAAGACGGGTGTTTCGATTATCAATGGTGGAGACGGATCGGGGCAGCATCCGACGCAATCTTTGTTAGATCTGTTTACTATTAAAGAGGAGTTTGGACATTTCGAGAACTTGAATATTCTGATTGCTGGTGATATTTCACATAGCCGGGTAGCCAAGTCCAATGCTGATGCACTGTCAAGATTAGGTGCAAATGTCACATTTTTATGCCCGGTTGAATGGGCAGGAAGCTTTGAAAGTACAGATAATTGGGATGGTCTGCTCGAACAAAGTGATGTCGTCATGCTACTGCGTGTCCAGCATGAAAGACATGGTGATGATACGGGTTTTACAAAAGAGGAGTATCACCGCCGGTTTGGTCTGACAGTCGAACGCGAAAGAAAGATGAAACCAGGCGCAATCATTATGCATCCCGCACCTGTAAACCGGGATGTTGAAATTGCAGACAGACTTATAGAATGTAGCCGCTCTAGAATCTTTAAGCAAGTTGAAAACGGTGTCTATATACGTGCAGCTGTATTGGAAACCGTATTGAAAGGGAGGAATTGA
- a CDS encoding uracil-xanthine permease family protein — translation MNDNLTVLDVQDKPPVGKWLALSLQHMFAMFGATILVPQLVGLSPAIALLTSGIATIIFIVVTRFKVPAYLGSSFAFITPIQIATSTGGIGSAMIGSMFVALVYSIVSLVIWRTGSGWIMKILPPVVVGPVIMVIGLAVAPVAVNMASTVKVNGADEYNLLHFSAALVTLAAAIICLMFFKGVVSLMPVLIGITVGYIYSLAIGIVEYEKIFAAKFIEVPEFLLPGIDYEFVITPTLLLIMVPISIVTISEHIGHQLVLGKVVERDFIKDPGLNRSLLGDGLGTFISGMLGGPPKTTYGENIGVMAITRVYSVYVILGAAVFAILFSFNGTLMALISTIPQAVLGGISILLFGIIASSGLRMLVDHKVDFGEQRNLVICSVILVIGIGGASINISETFQVGGMALAAIVGVVLNLILPGRNNSTLADESIE, via the coding sequence ATGAATGATAATTTAACTGTTTTAGATGTACAAGACAAACCGCCTGTAGGTAAGTGGCTGGCACTCAGCCTGCAGCATATGTTTGCAATGTTCGGTGCGACAATCCTCGTTCCACAGCTAGTTGGACTCAGTCCTGCCATTGCTTTATTGACAAGCGGGATTGCGACAATCATTTTTATAGTAGTCACAAGATTCAAGGTGCCTGCCTATTTGGGATCCTCATTCGCTTTCATAACGCCCATACAAATTGCAACAAGTACTGGCGGTATCGGGAGTGCAATGATTGGCAGCATGTTTGTCGCTCTTGTCTATTCAATCGTGTCATTAGTAATTTGGAGGACTGGTTCGGGTTGGATCATGAAAATACTTCCACCTGTTGTAGTTGGTCCGGTTATTATGGTCATTGGACTTGCTGTAGCACCGGTTGCAGTAAATATGGCAAGTACGGTTAAAGTGAATGGTGCTGACGAATATAATCTGTTGCATTTCTCAGCAGCGCTAGTCACTTTAGCTGCGGCGATTATCTGCCTTATGTTTTTCAAAGGTGTTGTCAGTCTAATGCCGGTGTTAATTGGAATTACTGTTGGATACATATATTCATTAGCGATTGGGATCGTCGAATACGAAAAGATATTTGCAGCCAAGTTCATAGAAGTTCCGGAATTCTTGCTGCCGGGTATTGATTATGAGTTTGTCATCACGCCTACCTTATTGTTGATCATGGTGCCAATATCGATTGTTACAATATCCGAACATATCGGACATCAATTAGTACTTGGCAAGGTTGTTGAAAGAGACTTCATCAAAGATCCAGGTTTGAATCGTTCCTTGCTTGGAGATGGACTGGGGACATTCATCAGTGGGATGCTTGGAGGACCGCCAAAGACCACTTATGGAGAGAATATCGGTGTAATGGCCATTACACGAGTATATAGTGTATATGTCATATTGGGTGCGGCAGTATTTGCAATCTTGTTTTCATTCAACGGAACATTGATGGCACTCATCTCAACAATCCCCCAAGCAGTGTTAGGGGGCATATCCATCCTACTCTTTGGTATTATCGCTTCTTCAGGCTTGCGGATGCTCGTCGATCATAAAGTGGACTTTGGGGAGCAGCGAAATCTTGTCATCTGTTCAGTCATCCTTGTAATCGGTATTGGCGGTGCTTCCATCAATATTAGTGAGACATTCCAAGTTGGTGGTATGGCGCTTGCTGCAATCGTCGGTGTAGTACTTAACTTGATACTGCCGGGAAGAAATAATTCAACCTTAGCGGATGAATCAATTGAATAG
- the pyrR gene encoding bifunctional pyr operon transcriptional regulator/uracil phosphoribosyltransferase PyrR codes for MTEKAIILDEQAIARAVTRIAYEIIEKNKGIDECILVGIKTRGAVLAKRLAGRIEQIEDKPILTGELDITLYRDDLQLKHPDQEPLVHQVDIQHNVTEKKVILVDDVLYTGRTVRAAMDAVIDLGRPAAIQLAVLVDRGHRELPIRPDFVGKNIPTSSGERVVVTVREQDGTDGVTIHTK; via the coding sequence ATGACGGAAAAAGCGATTATTTTAGATGAACAGGCAATCGCTCGTGCGGTTACACGTATAGCATATGAAATCATCGAAAAGAATAAAGGGATTGATGAATGTATCCTGGTCGGTATTAAGACTAGAGGTGCGGTTTTGGCGAAACGTCTAGCTGGACGGATTGAACAAATTGAAGACAAACCGATTTTGACAGGTGAACTGGATATTACGCTTTACAGAGACGATCTTCAATTGAAACATCCAGACCAAGAACCGCTCGTCCACCAAGTCGATATCCAACACAATGTCACCGAAAAGAAAGTAATACTAGTTGACGATGTACTATACACAGGCAGAACGGTCAGAGCTGCAATGGATGCGGTTATTGATTTAGGAAGACCAGCTGCTATTCAGCTTGCTGTGTTAGTTGATCGGGGACACCGGGAATTACCAATCCGTCCAGACTTTGTAGGCAAGAACATACCGACGTCAAGCGGAGAACGGGTTGTCGTAACGGTCAGGGAGCAAGATGGTACAGATGGTGTAACCATTCATACAAAATAA